The Sulfurihydrogenibium azorense Az-Fu1 genome contains the following window.
AAAGATATACCCAGGTAAAAATGTTGGAATGGGAAAAGATTACACTCTCTTTGCCTTAATTGATGGAAAAGTTAAGTTTGAAACATCTAAAGGTAGAAAAGTAGTTAGTGTATATCCTATAGAAGGTTAAAACATTGCGGGCTCATCTGCCCGCTTTTATCTATGAAAGAGATCTTTGAAAAAAAATCTAAGATATATCAATCTATTAGAGAATACTTTTATAAAACAGGTTCAATAGAGGTCTTTACAGACATCTTATTAGACTATCCAAACTTAGATAGTAATATATATCCTATAGAACTTTTCGTTTTCAACGAAAAAAAAGAAAAAATAAAAAAGTTTCTCCACACCTCTCCGGAACCTAAAATGAAAAAAATTCTTTCTCAAATTAAATCAGACATCTTTCAAATAACAAAAGTTTTTAGAAATTTTGAAGGGTCTTACAAACACAAAATAGAGTTTACTATGCTTGAATGGTACAGAGTAAACTACAACCTTGAAGACCTTATGGAAGATACCAAAAACATATTTATAGAAACGGCTATTTCTTTGTATAAAAAACCTGTCATCACATACAAAGGAAAAACCTACGATTTAACAAACTGGGAAAAAATAACTGTAGATGAAGCTTTTTATAAATACACAAAAATTTACCCTGACAATATTGATAAAATGAATGAATTCTTAAAACAAAATGAGCCTTTCTTTAAAGAAAGTGATAACTGGGAAGACCTATTTTTTCATATTTATGCCTTTTATGTAGAGCCAAATTTAGGAGTAGAAAAACCAACAATTATATACGACTACCCACCTCAGCTGTCAGCTTTTGCAAAGGTAGAAAACGGTAAAGGAAAAAGGTTTGAAACTTACATAAACGGTATAGAATTAGTCAACGGTTATGATGAGTTAAACGACCCTAAAGAACTAGAAAAAAGATTAATTAAAGATTTAGAAAACAAAAAGAAAGAAGGGTTTAACTACCCTTTAGACTTAGAATTTATAGAAGCTGCTAAAAACCTTCCTCAATCAGCAGGTGCATCTTTGGGAGTAGATAGGTTTATAATGGTGCTTTTAGATTTAAAATCAGTACATTTATAGTATAATAAGGGTAAAACCAAGGAGGATGCGACTATGAAAGTTCATTTTTTTGAAGTGGAAGATTGGGAGAGACTTTACTTAGAAAAAAAGATAAAAGATATGGGCTTAGATGTAGATCTTGGATTTACAAAAGAGCCTCTTGATGATACAAATGTAGACCTTTACAAAGATATAGATGTTGCTATAGTGTTTATATACTCAAAGTTAAATAAGGATGTTTTAAGTAAAATGCAGAATTTAAAACTCATCATTACACGTTCTACTGGGTATGACCATATAGATGTTGAATACACCTCAAAAAATGGTATAACTGTTTGTAATGTTCCAGGGTACGGAAATAACACGGTTGCAGAGTATACTTTTGCTTTAATACTTGCTTTAGCAAGAAAATTTAAACCAATGATAGAAAGAACTTCAAAAGGTATCTTTTCAAGGGACGGTTTAACAGGAATAGATTTGATGGGAAAAACTATAGGTGTAATTGGAGCTGGAAGAATAGGAAAACATGTTATAAGAATAGCTTACGGCTTTGGTATGAAAATACTTGTTTACGATAGGTATAAAGACCAAGAGCTGATAGATAAGTATGGAGCTGAATACGTCGGACTTGAAGATTTACTTAGAATGTCTGATATAGTAACATTACACGTTCCTTACAACAAATCTACTCATCACTTAATAAATAAGTTTAACATAAAGCTTATGAAACTTGATGCAATGCTTATTAACACTTCAAGAGGTCCTGTTGTTGAAATGGAAGCAATAGTCCAAGCACTTAAGGAGGGAAGACTTGCAGGTGGAGTTGGTTTAGACACCTTTGAAGCTGAAGAAGTTTTAATAGAAGAAGAGTACTTAAAAAGAGATGATATCCCTGCGATAAAACTAAAAAAAGCATTAGAGTCTTTCTACGTCTTACATTCAGAAAATGTTATAGTATCACCACATAACGCTTACAACACAAAAGATGCTTTATACAGAATACTTGATATAACGTTAGACAACCTTAAATCTTACTTAGAAGGTAATCCTAAAAATAAAGTAGAGGCAAGTGTAAATGCTTAAAGAAAAAGTTTTAACTGACAAAATTTTAGAAGGAGAAAGGATAACTCCAGAAGAAGCTCTATACATGCTAGAAAATTATGACCTTTTAACCCTTGGAAGACTTGCAGATTTTGTTCGACAGAAAAAACATCCTGATAATATAGCTACTTTTGTTGTTGATAGGAATATTAACTATACAAACATATGTGTTGCAGGGTGTAAGTTTTGTGCTTTTCAGAGAAGAAAGTCTGATAAAGATGCTTACGTACTTGATTTAGAAGAAATCTTTGAGAAGATACAAGAACTCATAAACTGGGGAGGAACTACACTTTTAATGCAAGGAGGACTCAACCCTGACCTTAGATTAGATTTTTATATAGAACTTTTTTCCAGAATAAAAGAGAGATTTCCACAAGTGCAGATTCACTCTCTTTCTGCAACGGAAGTAAACTACATTGCAAAGTTAGAAAAAATGAGTATAAGAGAGGTGCTTGAAAAGTTAAAAGAGGCAGGACTTATGTCCCTACCAGGTGGTGGAGCTGAGATTTTATCTGACGAGGTTAGAGTTTTAATATCCTCAAACAAAACAACTACCGCCCAGTGGCTTGAAGTCCACAAAACAGCCCACGAACTTGGAATGCGGTCTACAGCAACGATGATGTTTGGACATGTTGAAAAACCAAAACATATAATACAGCATCTTGAGAACATTAGACAACTCCAAGACCAGACAGGAGGTTTTACAGCTTTTATTCCTTGGACTTTCCAAAAAGGTAATACTATGTTAGACCATTTGGAGCCTGCAACTTCTGTATGGTATCTAAAAGTTTTAGCACTTTCAAGAATTTACCTTGATAACTTTGATAACATTCAATCATCCCACGTAACCCAAACTATGAAGATAGGACAGGTAGGTTTAAGGTTTGGAGCTAATGACCTTGGTAGTACAATGATAGAGGAAAATGTAGTGGCTTCCACAGGGTTTAAAGTGTCAAGTCCAAGACCAGAAAAGATGGTAAAACAGATAAAAGATGCAGGTTTTATCCCAGCACAAAGGGATACTTACTATAATATAGTAAGAGTGTTTAACTGAGGGTAGATCATGAGAACATTAGATATTTCAAAAGAAGAGTTAAAACAGCTCTACAGTAAAGATTTTCCCATACTCTTACCAGGATGCAATGGAAAAAGATTTAAGTAATTCATAAAATATAAAAAACACAACAGAGGCAAAAATCAGTGAGTCTATCCTGTCTAACACTCCACCATGTCCCGGGATTAAGTTTGAAGAATCTTTTACATTTACCTGTCTTTTAATAAAACTTTCAAATAAATCTCCTACCTGAAGCAAAACAGCAGAGATTAAAACCGGAATCATCCAGTAAAGCTCAAAATTAAAAAACTTTATCGTCAAAAAGCCTCCTACAACTGACCCTACAAAACTTCCAACTGCACCTTCCCAAGTCTTTTTGGGAGATAAAACCGGAGCAAGTTTATTTTTACCAAAGTTTTTACCAAAAAAGTAAGCGAGAGTATCACCAGTCCAAACAACACCAAACAAGACAAATAAAAGATTCTTATCAATATCTACAAGAAGTCCTAAAGAAGATGGGAAAAAAACACCATAAAAAAATCCAAAAATACTATAACTTAGATAATTTAAATCGTACTTTTTAACAGCTCTGTAAAAACTGTAGAGAGTGATAATCATAACTGATAGGTAGAAAGAAAAAAACAAAATAGAAATAGCTGATAAAAAACCAACAACTAAAACTTCATTACTGTAAATACCTAAAAGCTTTTTATCAACTAATTTAAAAACTTCATAAACACATAGAACAGCTATAAAAGCTATGGCTAATTTAACGGCAAATACAGGTAAGTATAGAATTCCAGATATTACTAAAACAGAAAGAATTAAACCAGACAAAACCCTTTTCAAAAGTTCATTCATCTAAAACTTTACCAAACCTTCTTTCTCTACTTTGATAATCGTAAAGGGCTTTTAAAAACTCTTCTTCGTCAAAATCTGGCCATAAAACGTCTGTAAAGTAAAGCTCTGTGTATGCAAGCTGCCAAAGTAAAAAGTTAGATATTCTCTTTTCTCCACTTGTTCTAATCAATAAATCAGGGTCTGGAATCTCTGGTCTGTAAAAAAACTGTCTAAAACTCTCTTCATCTATACTTTCAACGTTAGATTTTAAGATTTTGTTAACAGCATCTAAAATCTCTGCCTTTCCACTGTAATTTAGAGCTATTACCACTGTTAAACTACTACATTGGGATGTTTCCCTCTCTCCTTTTTCCATAGCTTCCAGTACACTGTCCCACAGTCCTTCCCTTCTTCCCATAAAAATCAGTTTTACATCGTTTTCTAGTAGCATTGGGATTTTTTCATTAATATACTCTACAAGTAAAGACATTATTGTATTTACTTCATCTATTGGTCTTTGCCAGTTTTCTGTAGAAAATGCAAAAAGGGTTAAGTATTTTATACCTACCTTTTTAGCAAACTTTATAGTCTTTTCTACTGCCTTTACACCTTCTTTATGTCCGTATACTCTGTCAAGACCTCTTCTTTTAGCCCATCTTCCGTTTCCATCCATAATGATTGCAACATGGTTTGGAATTTTATACAGGTTTTCTATCATCTAAGAGCCTCAAGTTTTTTCTTAGCTAAGGAAGCTGGTTCTGTATCGGGATACTTTTGAATTAGGTCCTGTAAGTACTTTTTCCCTTTTTCTACATCTCCCATCTCTATGTAAGAATAACCAATCTTTAACATAGCATCAGGATATTTAACACATCTTTTTATTTTTCCTTCATCACACTTTTGAATAAGAAGGTTGAATACATCTATTGCATCTTTGTACTTTTTCTCAGCGTAGAAAGTCTGTCCTGCCCAGAATATAGCGTTTCCATAAAGGTCAGAATCTGGATATTTTTTTAAAAACTCTACAAAGGCTTTCCTTGACTCTTCTATATTACCTTTAAAGTAAAGGTCAAGTGCGTATTGATATAGCTGTTTATCATTTTGAGGTACTGTAACCTCTTCTTTACCTTCCCTCTTTACCTCTTGGGGAGGTGGAGGTTGTTTGACTTGAGGTTTTTCTTCAGTGGTTCTTGAAGCCTTCAATTTTTCTATGTCTGTAGTGTTTTGAGATACAGTTTGAGAAAGTCTATCTACCCTTGAAGTAAGGTTTGTAATTGCTTCTGTGTTTGACCTTGTCTGGTCTTTTAACTCGTTTAAGTCCTGTCTTATACTTAAAATCTCCCTTTGAAGAGAAACTATCTTATCTTCAGAAGTACAGGAAGATAAAACTAAAGCTGATAAAGCAAATAAATAAAACTTTTTCATCTTATACCCCCTTTATTTTTTAAAGAAAAACAGAAGAATTATTGTTGCAGAAGTTATACCCATAGTTATTATACTAAGTTCTGCTAAGAATAAAACAGGTTCACTTAGTTTTAAGAGGTACTTATCCATAAGAAAAACTAAAAAAGGCAACCCCATTAAAGATGTTAGAAAAACAATTATAAAAACCGGGTTTTTATATAACTTCTTCATTTTCTCCAATTTGTTAATTAAAGTATTGTAAAATATTTTACAACAAAACTTTTTTAGGAGGCACTATGAAGTCTTATAACGTAGCTATCTTAGGTGCAACAGGTGCAGTTGGTCAAACTATGATTAAAGTTTTAGAAGAGAGAAACTTTCCTATAAATGAAATTAGATTTTTAGCATCAGAAAGGTCAGCCGGAAAAGAAGTTGAGTATATGGGAGTTAAGTATAAAGTTGAAGCTGTAAGTGAAGATTCTTTTAAAGGTATTGATATAGCATTATTTTCTGCAGGTGGGGAAAGAAGTAAAAAATGGGCTCCTATTGCTGCAAGTAAGGGAGCTGTTGTTATAGATAACAGTTCTGCTTTTAGAATGGACCCAGATGTTCCATTGGTAGTACCAGAGGTAAACCCTGAAGATGTAAAATGGCATAAAGGAATAATAGCAAATCCAAACTGTTCTACCATCCAGATGGTAGTTGCTTTATACCCTATCCACAAAGTTAAAAAAATAAAAAGGATAATTGTTGCAACATACCAAGCTGTATCCGGAGCAGGAGCTACAGCAATTGCTGACTTAGAAAATGAAACAAAAGCGGTAATGGAAGGCAGATACTACTACCCTCAAGCTTTACCTCACCACATAGCCTTTAACGTTATTCCAAGGATAGATAACTTTGAGCCAAATGGTTATACAAAAGAAGAGATGAAGATGATAAACGAAACAAGAAAAATAATGCATGAGCCGGATATAAAAGTCTCTCCAACCTGTGTAAGAGTTCCTGTTTACGTAGGACATAGTGAAGCCGTTACAATAGAGACACAGCTCCCTATCACAGCAGAAGAAGCAAGGGAGATTCTTATGAAAGCTCCCGGAGTGATAGTTGAAGATGACCCTATAAACAACGTTTACCCTGTACCTATAGAAGTAGCAGGAAAAGACGATGTATTTGTAGGAAGAATAAGAAAAGATGCAGGGTTTGAAAATGGCTTATCTATGTGGATAGTAGGAGATAACCTTAGAAAAGGAGCTGCAACAAACGCAGTTCAAATAGCAGAGCTTTTAATAAAATATGAGCTGATATGAACATACGCCAAAGTTTAGAAGAGTTTGAGATAAAGTATTTACATCCTTCGGCTGCTAAAAGTCTCTATGCAAGTAGAGATATAGAAGAACCAGAGTGTAGTGTAAGGACAAAATTCCAAAGGGATAGGGACAGAATACTCCACTCTAAAGCCTTTAGAAGACTAAAACACAAAACCCAAGTATTTTTATCTCCAGAAGGTGACCATTACAGGACAAGATTAACCCATACCTTAGAAGTATCTCAGATATCAAGGACTATAGCAAGGGCTCTAAGACTTAACGAAGATTTAGTAGAAGCTATATGTTATGGACACGATTTAGGACATACACCCTTTGGACATGCAGGAGAGTTTATACTAAAAGAAAGCGGAAGTTATCACCATGCAAAACACAGTTTAAGAGTTGTGGAAAAGTTAGAAAATGAAGGAAAAGGTTTAAACCTTACAAAAGAGACAAGAGATGGCATACTAAAACATAGTAAAGGCAAATCACCTTTAATAACAGAAGGAAACATGCCAAAAACATTAGAAGGTCAGATAGTAAGAATAGCAGATAAAATAGCCTACATAAATCATGATTTGGAAGATGCAATAAGAGCTGGACTGATAAAAGAGTCTGATATTCCTGAAGATGTAGTAAAAATCTTAGGCAATACAAAATCTAAAAGGATATCAACCCTTGTTATGAGTGTTATAAACTCTACCGTAGAAAATGATTACAGGTATATAGTTATGGATGAAAAGATTTACAATGCTATGTATAAACTGAGAGACTTTTTATACGAAAAAGTTTACTTTGCAGACCCTGTAAAAAGGGAACTTGATAAAGCAAAAGGAATACTACAGGCTCTTTTTGAATACTATGAAAAACATTACTATGAAATTCCATTCTATGAAAAGTACTTAAACCTGTGGGGAAGTTATGACCCAAAACAAGCAGCTGTTGACTATATAGCAGGAATGACAGATAGGTATGCCATAAAGACTTATGAAAAAATATTTATTCCAAAAAGCTGGCATGTGGTTTAAGAGAAGTAGGAGTATAAAGTATTGGAAAAAATAAAAACTGACCTATTACTTAAACATCTGTTTAAAAACCCAGCTACAAAACTCATAGAGATAATCCTTGGTAAAAAAATAAACTGGCAACTCCTTCAAGACACAGACCTTAAAATCGTTAAAAACAGAGAAGCTGACTTAGTCGTAAAATTGGAAGATAATACCATTTTACACATTGAAATCCAAAGCACCAACGACCCTTCTATGCCATACAGAATGTTTGAGTATTTTTATCTTATCACTGACAAATACAAACCAAAAGACTTAATTCAAGTATGTATATACCTAGGAAAAGAGCCGTTAAAAATGTCAGACAAAATCCAGTTTTCAGACTGGACTTACAGGTATAGACTGATAGATATGAAAGATGTACCTTGCAGAGAATTAGCAAAAAGTCCAAACATTACAGACAAACTACTTGCAGGACTGTGTAAGATAGAAGACCCTAAATTTTATGTAGAAAATGTGATAAAAGAGATAAAGAAAGCAAATCCAAAAGATAGGAAAGAGTTATTTACACTGTTTCTTGAAATAAGTAAAATTAAGGAATAATATAGAGGAAGAGATAAGAAGTTATATAACACAGGAGGATTTTGAGATGCCAATAACGATAGAGTGGACATGGGAAGAGCTAGAGAGCTATCCAGGGATAGGAAAGGCTTTAAAAACAGGTAAAGAAAAGTTTATAAAAGAGGGACTACAGCAAGGGCTACAGCAAGGACTAAAAGATTCAATCCTTGAAATACTTGAGTTAAAGTTTGGAGTTTTACCCGAAGATGTAAAGGCTAAAATAAACTCAACTGATGATATAGAGGTTTTGAAGGAAATGAGGAAAAAGGCAATTTTGATACAATCTTTAGATGAGTTTTAATCTAATTTCTAAAAATCGTTTTTTAACTTCAGTAATGTTTTACGAAATAGAAACAAGCAGCTGTTGACTATATAGCAGGAATGACAGATAGGTATGCAATAAAGACTTATGAAAAAATATTTATACCGCGAGGTTGGAATGTGGTTTGAGAGAGAAAAAATTATTCTTATTTTAATTCTTTTTGCCATACTGTCTTTATTTCCAAACCTTGATGTTTTAGAGTTTAGGGGAGAAGAATCTCTTAGAACGTTAATTGCATACGAAATGTTTAAAGAAAAGAATTTTTTACAACCTACAGTACTAGGAGAAAATTACTACTTAAAACCTCCTTTATTTAACTGGCTAATTATCTTATACTCTTTTATTTTTGGATGGAGTGAGTTAACAGGAAGATTTTTAACTATAACCTTTTTAGTTTTAAATGCAATACTTGTATATATCTTCTCTTTTACTCTTTTCAAAAATAAAATTTTTAGTCTTATTTCATCTCTTATATTTTTAACATTTTTTGATGTGATATTTTGGTACGGTTATTTAGCCGAGATAGATATTACATACACATTTTTTATCTTTTTAATGATAACTTTTCTATATACAGGTTTTTATGAAAATAAAAATATCTTCTTATTCTTTGCTGGAATTATTTTAGGTATTTCTTTTTTATTGAAAGGCTTTCCATCTATAGCTTTTTTTACCTTTACTCTTCTTGGTTTAATAGTTTATTTTAAAAATCTGAAAATTGTTCTTAATCCTAGTCTGTTAACAGGTTTACTCTTTGCTCTTTTTATTTCTTTTTTATGGATAATAAATACAGCTAATCCTGAAAAATATTTATACTTTCTTTTCTATGAAAGCTTGTCAAGAGTGGATGTAAATAATAATTTTGATTTAATAAACCGTCTAACTAATGTTCTATTTTTCCCGATATTAAACCTCAAACAACTTTTACCAGCAAGTTTTGTTGTTTTGCTAATTTTTATATCGTACTATAAAACAGAGAAAAAAATTAATATAGACACTAGAATAAAAACTTTAATTTTAGTAGTTATAATTAACTACCTACCTTTTCTTATCTCAAAGAGTGCTGGAAGATACATTCTTCCTTTATTTCCTCTCATTGCTATAATTTTTGCTTACTTTATAGTAAACATTGGTAAGGATAAATGGATAAAAGTTTTTATAACTATTAGTGCTTTTATAATCCTTTTAAGATTTTTAGCAGGTTTTATTGGTATTCCTATATATATGGGAAAAAAGATATCAAGAAAAGCAATAGCAGAAGATATTTATACCACTATAAACAAATCTAAAAATGTAGCCTTTGATTGTTATGACGAAAAAGTTTTCGCTTTATACTTAGATTTAAAGCTGAATAAAGTAATAAAAAAATCAAGTTTATCAGATGACTGGTATTACCTTATTGATTGTAGGAATAAAGAAAATTTGAAACTTCTAAAAGAGTACGATCTAAAAAATAGCAAAATATTTATCTACGAAAGATTTTAAAATTATGCTAAAAAAAGTTTTGATTTTTCACGTAGTTGTTTTAATTTTAAGAGTCTTTTATGTCTTGTTTAGAGATATAGATTTGTCTCCGGAAGAAGCACAGTACTGGCTTTGGTCTAAGTTTTTAGACTT
Protein-coding sequences here:
- the rpmA gene encoding 50S ribosomal protein L27; the encoded protein is MASKASGGSTRNGRDSISKRLGVKRYDGQIVRAGNILVRQRGTKIYPGKNVGMGKDYTLFALIDGKVKFETSKGRKVVSVYPIEG
- the epmA gene encoding elongation factor P--(R)-beta-lysine ligase, whose amino-acid sequence is MKEIFEKKSKIYQSIREYFYKTGSIEVFTDILLDYPNLDSNIYPIELFVFNEKKEKIKKFLHTSPEPKMKKILSQIKSDIFQITKVFRNFEGSYKHKIEFTMLEWYRVNYNLEDLMEDTKNIFIETAISLYKKPVITYKGKTYDLTNWEKITVDEAFYKYTKIYPDNIDKMNEFLKQNEPFFKESDNWEDLFFHIYAFYVEPNLGVEKPTIIYDYPPQLSAFAKVENGKGKRFETYINGIELVNGYDELNDPKELEKRLIKDLENKKKEGFNYPLDLEFIEAAKNLPQSAGASLGVDRFIMVLLDLKSVHL
- a CDS encoding hydroxyacid dehydrogenase, which translates into the protein MKVHFFEVEDWERLYLEKKIKDMGLDVDLGFTKEPLDDTNVDLYKDIDVAIVFIYSKLNKDVLSKMQNLKLIITRSTGYDHIDVEYTSKNGITVCNVPGYGNNTVAEYTFALILALARKFKPMIERTSKGIFSRDGLTGIDLMGKTIGVIGAGRIGKHVIRIAYGFGMKILVYDRYKDQELIDKYGAEYVGLEDLLRMSDIVTLHVPYNKSTHHLINKFNIKLMKLDAMLINTSRGPVVEMEAIVQALKEGRLAGGVGLDTFEAEEVLIEEEYLKRDDIPAIKLKKALESFYVLHSENVIVSPHNAYNTKDALYRILDITLDNLKSYLEGNPKNKVEASVNA
- the mqnC gene encoding cyclic dehypoxanthinyl futalosine synthase, whose amino-acid sequence is MLKEKVLTDKILEGERITPEEALYMLENYDLLTLGRLADFVRQKKHPDNIATFVVDRNINYTNICVAGCKFCAFQRRKSDKDAYVLDLEEIFEKIQELINWGGTTLLMQGGLNPDLRLDFYIELFSRIKERFPQVQIHSLSATEVNYIAKLEKMSIREVLEKLKEAGLMSLPGGGAEILSDEVRVLISSNKTTTAQWLEVHKTAHELGMRSTATMMFGHVEKPKHIIQHLENIRQLQDQTGGFTAFIPWTFQKGNTMLDHLEPATSVWYLKVLALSRIYLDNFDNIQSSHVTQTMKIGQVGLRFGANDLGSTMIEENVVASTGFKVSSPRPEKMVKQIKDAGFIPAQRDTYYNIVRVFN
- a CDS encoding phosphatidate cytidylyltransferase, which encodes MNELLKRVLSGLILSVLVISGILYLPVFAVKLAIAFIAVLCVYEVFKLVDKKLLGIYSNEVLVVGFLSAISILFFSFYLSVMIITLYSFYRAVKKYDLNYLSYSIFGFFYGVFFPSSLGLLVDIDKNLLFVLFGVVWTGDTLAYFFGKNFGKNKLAPVLSPKKTWEGAVGSFVGSVVGGFLTIKFFNFELYWMIPVLISAVLLQVGDLFESFIKRQVNVKDSSNLIPGHGGVLDRIDSLIFASVVFFIFYELLKSFSIASW
- a CDS encoding isoprenyl transferase, whose amino-acid sequence is MIENLYKIPNHVAIIMDGNGRWAKRRGLDRVYGHKEGVKAVEKTIKFAKKVGIKYLTLFAFSTENWQRPIDEVNTIMSLLVEYINEKIPMLLENDVKLIFMGRREGLWDSVLEAMEKGERETSQCSSLTVVIALNYSGKAEILDAVNKILKSNVESIDEESFRQFFYRPEIPDPDLLIRTSGEKRISNFLLWQLAYTELYFTDVLWPDFDEEEFLKALYDYQSRERRFGKVLDE
- the ybgF gene encoding tol-pal system protein YbgF, giving the protein MKKFYLFALSALVLSSCTSEDKIVSLQREILSIRQDLNELKDQTRSNTEAITNLTSRVDRLSQTVSQNTTDIEKLKASRTTEEKPQVKQPPPPQEVKREGKEEVTVPQNDKQLYQYALDLYFKGNIEESRKAFVEFLKKYPDSDLYGNAIFWAGQTFYAEKKYKDAIDVFNLLIQKCDEGKIKRCVKYPDAMLKIGYSYIEMGDVEKGKKYLQDLIQKYPDTEPASLAKKKLEALR
- a CDS encoding aspartate-semialdehyde dehydrogenase, yielding MKSYNVAILGATGAVGQTMIKVLEERNFPINEIRFLASERSAGKEVEYMGVKYKVEAVSEDSFKGIDIALFSAGGERSKKWAPIAASKGAVVIDNSSAFRMDPDVPLVVPEVNPEDVKWHKGIIANPNCSTIQMVVALYPIHKVKKIKRIIVATYQAVSGAGATAIADLENETKAVMEGRYYYPQALPHHIAFNVIPRIDNFEPNGYTKEEMKMINETRKIMHEPDIKVSPTCVRVPVYVGHSEAVTIETQLPITAEEAREILMKAPGVIVEDDPINNVYPVPIEVAGKDDVFVGRIRKDAGFENGLSMWIVGDNLRKGAATNAVQIAELLIKYELI
- a CDS encoding deoxyguanosinetriphosphate triphosphohydrolase, which encodes MNIRQSLEEFEIKYLHPSAAKSLYASRDIEEPECSVRTKFQRDRDRILHSKAFRRLKHKTQVFLSPEGDHYRTRLTHTLEVSQISRTIARALRLNEDLVEAICYGHDLGHTPFGHAGEFILKESGSYHHAKHSLRVVEKLENEGKGLNLTKETRDGILKHSKGKSPLITEGNMPKTLEGQIVRIADKIAYINHDLEDAIRAGLIKESDIPEDVVKILGNTKSKRISTLVMSVINSTVENDYRYIVMDEKIYNAMYKLRDFLYEKVYFADPVKRELDKAKGILQALFEYYEKHYYEIPFYEKYLNLWGSYDPKQAAVDYIAGMTDRYAIKTYEKIFIPKSWHVV
- a CDS encoding ArnT family glycosyltransferase, whose product is MWFEREKIILILILFAILSLFPNLDVLEFRGEESLRTLIAYEMFKEKNFLQPTVLGENYYLKPPLFNWLIILYSFIFGWSELTGRFLTITFLVLNAILVYIFSFTLFKNKIFSLISSLIFLTFFDVIFWYGYLAEIDITYTFFIFLMITFLYTGFYENKNIFLFFAGIILGISFLLKGFPSIAFFTFTLLGLIVYFKNLKIVLNPSLLTGLLFALFISFLWIINTANPEKYLYFLFYESLSRVDVNNNFDLINRLTNVLFFPILNLKQLLPASFVVLLIFISYYKTEKKINIDTRIKTLILVVIINYLPFLISKSAGRYILPLFPLIAIIFAYFIVNIGKDKWIKVFITISAFIILLRFLAGFIGIPIYMGKKISRKAIAEDIYTTINKSKNVAFDCYDEKVFALYLDLKLNKVIKKSSLSDDWYYLIDCRNKENLKLLKEYDLKNSKIFIYERF